The segment AGCGGCAGCTCGTGTTTGTAGGGACCCGGGGCTGCACGCCCAAAGCGACACGTGGGCGTGGGGAAGGAagtgacacagagctgggggaaggaagatgagctcgagctggagtgcctgtgctgcaaggagcagaaggaattcagccttgccagggtttctgatgtgtgtgttggtgttctctgggaaatgcagacatttggggaagtgtctttggaggagaggagcttgatTCTCAAGGAAACTGCTTCCCCAGGTCCCAGGGTCAGAATCCCACCTGCTCTACCCTGGCTAGATGTTTCTTTTCACCAGATGGAAAGAGGGAAGCTCGagtcctggataatttcaactgaGTTATTGCAAGGTGCAAAAGTGATAGGAAAATATGGAGGATAAACTGAGGAACGGACGGTGAGTcagagggacagcaggatcGGGTAACAACCAGTTAGAAGGACACCAGGGGAGTGCAATGTCCTTGGGGAAAGTTACTGTTTTTAAGCACAGCAGCAAGTAAGAGGGGTTAGGTACAAAATGACCCAACTCGTGGGTCATTGGAAAGTTCGTGGGGAGGGCAAAAGGTGGCGTGATACATGTTgagggggatggggagggaaaaagtttttacaggaataactaatgaaagatacaaaggGTACAGGTGTGAAAGGGAGTACAGCATTTGAATCAGCATTTGAATcatgggaaaggaatgaattttccctAATGTAGACAATGGTGCTTTCCCATGTTATTCCTGAAAATCTGGCTTTCTCACCCCCAATGCCCatgcccaggagcccccagtgaggtaggtgcagctgtctccctttggctccctgcgctcctttcagtccttgaggccccttgcacttggcagaggagcagggaagggggaaggatGTGAAGAGCAGCTTTGACATCTGCCGGGCTTgtggagaccaagccaagcacctgtggtagggtgtgttcccccgcTTTGAGCACAGGTCTGAGACGGATCGTCTCTGTCCACGTGAGAGCCCCAAAGCTTTCATGGAGAGCTGTGAATTCAAAGGCCTTTATGCACACACTAATGCCACGTCCCTGTCTGCTGTGTTTTaactcttggcaagatgcattcgcatcttgcttgctggaagctgctctgctccagggccagcactgagctgggctgtgcgaGCCAGGCACTGTGGAGagtccttccctgagcacttggttGATTTTGGTGTGTCCCGGGccgccttagacacttggggcaaCACATTCCTTCCAATTGGAGGCACtttgggtggggtgggggaggcCCCAGGGCACATGGCAGCGCGTCCgagggccctttgtgacacgctgcagcatGGTCACTGTGGAACGGAGTTGGACAGGGTGtgccagcagccctttgtgacacacgctgacataggtgctggtgGCGACGCGGGCAGGCCCCAGTGCTCGGTGCACAcgacgggacaggacaggaGAGAGTGGTGCTGTGAGGAGACCCCGCACAGCTGGCTCACCCCTTGCTGACCCGGAGCTTTTCTGAGACGTTACTCCTGTGGCTGGCCCTGCGGCCAGACTGCAGGACTTGGTGACTCAGCGCTTTCctgaggcatctcccatccctgcggccggtgccctcGTGGCCTGGCCGTGGGACTTGGTGACCTCCATCCCTCAcaaggagtctcctgtcattgcgACAGGAGCCCTTGAGACCagagtgcaggacttgctgtcctgtggcCTTCCTGAGACTTCTGGAAGGCGCGACTGCTGCACCCGCTGACTTggacctttgccgaggcatctgtctcCAACGTGCCCTCGAGGTCAGACAGCGGGATGGCAGGCAGAGTGCTCAGCCTATTCAGGAtgcttcgggggaagaaaaagaatggcgctgcagctgccccagcgcagcagcctgcagagccagagcagttGCAAccactgcaggacggtgagtggcagggctgggccgcagggctggtgcctgcagccaacctggccccatcccatccctgcccctctggacatgcccatggacaggatggaagaggggccagggctgccctCTCGGTGGCCGTGCTCTGTCTCTTGGgcatcccagggctgtccttgcCTAGGGatcacagggctgggctgtgttctccagcctttcctgcagcccctcagctctggctgcacttgctctttgccagatgcaggaAAGGATGGGACACGAGAACAGGATCCCACCAGCGGACGCttccacagagcagcacaggtacctgcggccatcccggcctgggctgggcctgctggcactgctcggCACAGCCCCGCGCTTGGAGCAGACCCTGGaatgtccctctcttcccgcccttccttctgctgcaggcactgtgGAGGTTCCTGCGTGTTCGGCGCAGAAAGACCAGTGCCACCGCCACCGAGGGCACGGCCGAGCGCGGCTCCAGGCCCAGCGAGCTGCGGGCACGGCCTGGTGCCAGCGCGGCGTCCTCTGAGCATGCGGCAACCTCAGACAGGGCAACAGCTGCGGGCCGGGCGAAGGCTGTCATGGCTCCGACTGAGGGCACGGCCAGCACAAACAGCTGGAAGCGAAGGACACCAAGGACTCGGGCCATCTCAAAGATGAACAGCACGGCCACTTGGACTGGGATTCCTGCTCCCATTCCGGATATTTTTTCATCTCAGcagcaggtaagcagcctggggccagggctgcaggccTCCCAGGATCGTGTGGCCCCTTAGGCCACGTCCCCTGGGTCCCCTTAGCCATTGAGGCCagcacagtggggtgggaaggcaagcacttcctgggggaaGGTGGGCAAGTTGCTCCCTTAGACAGCACTCCAAGCTATCCCCATGCCTCCTCCAGGTGGCAGCCAGGGTGGGGGACATTCACCAGAGACTCGTGTCCCGTGTCACTGCGGACACGGGGCTGGAAACAGACTTTCTGAGCCTGGCTGAAGAACACCCTGCTAATGTGGTGATGAGCCTCCTGCGCTGTGCCCCAtcctgtgacaggtacggggcacaagGGCCTCAAGAGCTTGGTGCTCACCGGCCCATAggacccctcaccctgcacagcctgtccAGAGGGGTCTGCCAGagagacaggcagagagctccaggaccctcgggcccctctgtttcctgagctgctgccatgctccccccctgcccctcagggcaccggggctctgtcacccggccccacgcgGCTGCACAGGGCACGGTACTGAcgtgcagctctgctcccacagagctgctgtacTGATGTGGAGAAGCATCGGCACGTCAAGACCCGCAGTGCAGAAGGTGCTTCCAGCACTGTTCTCTGTGATAGAGGACAGGCCACTGTACAGTATGTTTTTCTACAGTGGGGATAACGAGGccgtctttgccctggctgtgagtttctgcaactgGCCTTTGCTCACCCTCCGGGTTgcctctccatgctctccctgccctgcagctccctgcctcagctgctgggctgaaagctgggctaggggcaggctcagggccagcaggctgGGTGCTCGCCCTGCGTTTCCCCTTGGGCCCTGCCACAtgcacagctgggcactgagcgctgcttCGGGCTGCTCTCTCcttgcaggcaactgtggtgctgTGGAAGATTGCCCACATGCCCGAGTGGCACGACGCAGTAGTCCTTCATTCGGCCCagctgtttgtggctctgctcttccaagttttctccaccacagagcagatacCAGAAGAGGTTGAGGACTTCTGGAGAGCGTGCCAGGAGGAACACCGCCTTCCCACCAAGCCtaacaggtgccagtcgccctgtccttcccatggccctgtggccagggccagtgctcccagtgtgacctggcctttgctcggcacacaggtttgcagtgcaggccgtgaaggctctgctctgccaacTGGGCTTTGAGAacaagctggtggctctggagtgCAAGCAGGTCTGGGACACCTGCTCTGTGCCGACACCCAGCATTATGCAGtaggtctgctggccaggtgagagccCCTTCTCCCCGCCACCACcaccagcatttgtgccctgtgcccggagtgccccacacagtccctgtggtttTGGGCCAGAGTGCCTTGCCACATAGGGGCAcccaagcagactggaaaaggctggcagaggagggtgcccgggagcagctgcctcccaAAGCACCCACGTCCCCTGGCAGTGCTAGGgacagatcagacctctgtgagtcagtcctgggagaggttttccTGCCTGGCTTAGGgctttggtgcctttttcccccctgccagggagatgcgccgtggcttggcCCCCTTGTGTTCCCGCATCGCCTTgtacctgctcagcctgctcatcagGAAGCAGCCACGCTGtcatctgcctgccctggcgttcTTGGTGGAGGTGAGCCTaatggccagcgctgcctggctgagctgcctcccagctctctggcctctggtagctgcagcccctgggacgctgcccgtgcccgctgctgctgcctgggcccggccctgtgcggctccaggctcctgctggccaggtccccatcactgccctgtgcatttcagctcctggagtgtCTGGACTTGAGCAAACACGGTCACAGTGCCCTGTCGGTcgtatccaggcacctgcccagcgagtgcagggacaggctgcgcctggagctcagaggcctcgtggtgctcagcaaggagcccttgCTGGtaagaagggggcagtggctgaagccacactggcagcgtggggctggggaacaCAGACCTTTGGGCTCAGCTGGCCTTTGGcaccagaggcagctgctcccagctctcctgcctcccgcttcagctgcccgagtgccccaagcagctgctgctgctgcagctgtcctcagcttcacagcacagcctcgtcttgcacacagAGTGGAGGAATACGTGGCCTgtatcaacacctgctggagcagctggctgaTCCTGATGCAGAGATGGTCAGGATGATCCTCTCCGTGCTTACATATATGCTCCAGGAGAAAGACCTCAAGATACCCGgcatcaccgccctgaagctggctgaaCCACTCCTGCCACACTTTGAGaatgtaaggctctgtgcccccagccaggAGCACTCGAGGCTGCCTAGAAATTTTGTATCTTGTGCAGTTTTAggcctctgccctgctgggcctgGAGTAGTTGGTGCTGAGGTCTTTTTCTTtgttccaggagagcagccatgtgcagctgctctccattcagctcttcagcaagGTGATGGAGCTGGTAGTGGAAGAGGGCAAAAAGCCTTTGACAAGAATTGTGAGCCGCAGCCTGCTCCCTCTCTTCTTCTGCTGGCACAATGAGAACCGGCGTGTGGCCAAGGTGAGGCTTTGTGTGATGCTGCCACATCCCTGGCAAGGGGTTcggctgcctccagccctggcagctggcaggctgcagccttgcatggccttggcacagggacacaggtcctgtgccctgggctctggttCCACCtctggctgtgtgctgctctccaggcctcttTGGAAACACTGCTTTGTGCGGCCCGGTTCCTGAGGAGGAGGGacatggaggagctgctgaggaaggagcagcGGATGAAGTTTGCCGAGCACCTGGTAAGGAGAGCCTGGAAGCGCCAGCCGcgggctggagaagccccctggccccggtgctcagtgtgcggggctggcagctgtgtccctgcccaactCTGCCCCCAGGGCCGCCAGCCCGCGCCCCGcacgccgctccctgccctgggccgtgcgggccggctcggccggtgctgggcgcagggagcgcccggccaaggggcagagcccgcgccgagcctttgctccccgcagctgctgcaggacgcgagccgagcggccgagcacctgcgctgggccctgccgcgcctgcagagcccgcagcggcccctgcgagaggcggccgtcAGGATCATCGGTGAGCCAtgagcccggcgtccctccccgcctcccggcccggccgctgccccggcagtgGGAGCCGCGCCCGGGCCGCTGCAGCCCCGCCCGCCctcggcgctgccgccgccctccCGCAGCCGTGCCCTCCctcgggcggcagcgtgcggcagggcccgggctgagccctgcccggggaggagggcgtgcggccccggggctggcagcgcccgtgtcgggcagctgtgCCGCCTGGGGCCCCACAGCCTCTGtgttgccaggggtggccggagtGCTCCTGATGGgacagaaggaggagctccaggtcctcagtgagggtgagtgagggcagccgtgtgccagcagggaccgccgggggcagctgcacatcctGGCCCCGGAGCTACAAtccctgcccgggctgcccagggctctgctccctgtgcggaccaggggcagcgggagcagagcccggagagctttcagaGACACGTGCGGGATGCGAGGCCAGCGCCTTCTGGCCAAAGCCCTTGTCAGCCGCTcactcctggccatggcaaaaGCTGGGTGGGaaggccctggcaggaggctttgcTTGGATGCCAGCAATCAGGCCTGTGACCGTGGCActgttcctttcttttccagcccttcaagccctgagcgAATATGAGTGCCCCTCCTTTATAAAGCAATTTGTCCAGCTGACATTCGACGCAAGATCTGCCGAACtgcgcctgcaggatgggaagaaccagtgtcctttggccacccccacttcccactgaagatgggactaactgcagagcagaggggaccagctgaagctgcaggcccagcagctcttgctggtcACAGCCGAGCCTGTGGCAACCTTCAGGAGCTCCTCCCTTCCTGTTGGTAGTTCCCTCCCTCTAGCCCCCAAGCCCTGCCCATCCAcgtttttccctcccagttcaccccttcactttgccttcccttaataaacactTTGGCTTTTTCACATGACTCGTGGCTccctctgtggagctgaagcagcacaaatcctgagcccagggacatgcagggccctgttgccgttctcttccacgccgtcgtctgtgcacgggcagagaggaacaagggcagctcaagctgcagaggtccctgtcctgctgctccagttgcacagcaccatggagttgaaggtcgtgctgagcacACTGAAGGGAGcaaggaccctgggttttagaagagccagcttgagtatgctcttccatggcaaacatccaccgagggcaaaggagcttgcggTGCTTTTCACTACACCCGTCCTGTACTGAAGTGGCTGTTGTGAAAAATACAGCCAGCCCCATGAAACTTACCAGTGTGAAGAAACTGCtgcacagcaacagctgaacttcagtgtgtctgagccagtgctgcaggctcaAATGCTGCCAGCATTATCTCTGCACCCTGGGACACTTCCCGGTTCCTGTGCCTTGACACTGCTttcccatggggctggggaaggagtttGGCTCTATGAACTGCCTGGTGCTGTGAAACAGGTTCATTTTTGTCAGATGAGGTGATGGTGTGCACGTGTCCACATGTCTCCCTGCCTTAGTGCCCTTTGTGAGCTGCTTACTTCTGCTAGAATTTGTGGAGTGTTTAAAGCTTgctgccttttatttctttgctcctATTCAGAGAAATGAGTTGTTGAAGTCTTTGAAATGTTCCATTTTCATCCTTATGCAAGATAGTGAGGAATGCCTTCTTTTCATCCCTTAGgtaattctttgctttattaTTGCATGCAGTGAGATAGGATTAGTGTGGGTTACAAGTAGTAAGAGAATATGGAATAAGAGAACAATAAGCACAAgagcaaaagataaaaatagtcTCAGGAATTAACCTAGTAGTTTGATATTTCTATGAATATATAAAACACTTGCAACAATgcttaaatctctttttctttctgataaaaaatgtgttttcaagtattttgcatACAGGATTCCCCTGGGATGTAAGAACTTGAAGCATTTCAAGTCTGCAGCTTCAGGaatgaaataaacttttgaCTCAAGTTGTCAACCTGAATAAACTCTTAACTACCCCACAGCAATTGCAAGTTATAGCTAATAAGGATGGAATAGAAACACAattgctctttttcctcttagcattttctccctggccctataaaatttggttttttgccttgttccttagtttgctttccaaaccattccatgtccTCAGTAGATCTGGAGAACTGTCTCATGCATAGATCTGAAGAATCAGTTTTGAATCTaggaaattaaaggaagaaTCACACTTCATAAGCTTGGGCTTGGATTGAAAGCTTGAGATCATTCAAGTAGACATTGCTGAATGTTCAACCTGGTCTGGCAGGCTCCTCTCTCTGAAAGGTGGGCAACTGAAACCTCTGTGTTCGCAGAGAAAGGCAAGTTTTGCGGTAGCTGGGAAATGGCTCTGGCCAgctggtgtcccaggtgtcatcTTTAATAGTTGTTTTCTTATGTTATTAGTAACCAGGCTATTAGGCCAAGCACCTgtagtgtttgggtttttggttgtgcttgttttagttttggccAGCTGCATTGGCAggtggctgtgagtgcactgtagtaccccctgctgctgcccagttcTGCtctattatgtttctttttcttagccaggtctcataagccctcaaaagaaatataatacacccaaggaCAGCTTATCTATTACTCTGGGGGCATAAAATTAGCAGGatgacttctgctgcagtgttagaaacaaaaaggtttaataaaaggtataataacaaagagaaaaactcgagccaggtgcagcagtctgctcctggtaaaaacacTTCACAAAAGCACTtagctcttttcttctcttctttttctccctgatggatcaagcgggactttt is part of the Passer domesticus isolate bPasDom1 chromosome 6, bPasDom1.hap1, whole genome shotgun sequence genome and harbors:
- the LOC135302213 gene encoding maestro heat-like repeat family member 5, producing MAPTEGTASTNSWKRRTPRTRAISKMNSTATWTGIPAPIPDIFSSQQQVAARVGDIHQRLVSRVTADTGLETDFLSLAEEHPANVVMSLLRCAPSCDRAAVLMWRSIGTSRPAVQKVLPALFSVIEDRPLYSMFFYSGDNEAVFALAATVVLWKIAHMPEWHDAVVLHSAQLFVALLFQVFSTTEQIPEEVEDFWRACQEEHRLPTKPNRFAVQAVKALLCQLGFENKLVALECKQVWDTCSVPTPSIMQ
- the LOC135302352 gene encoding uncharacterized protein LOC135302352, yielding MRRGLAPLCSRIALYLLSLLIRKQPRCHLPALAFLVELLECLDLSKHGHSALSVVSRHLPSECRDRLRLELRGLVVLSKEPLLSGGIRGLYQHLLEQLADPDAEMVRMILSVLTYMLQEKDLKIPGITALKLAEPLLPHFENESSHVQLLSIQLFSKVMELVVEEGKKPLTRIVSRSLLPLFFCWHNENRRVAKASLETLLCAARFLRRRDMEELLRKEQRMKFAEHLVRRAWKRQPRAGEAPWPRCSVGSRARAAAAPPALGAAAALPQPCPPSGGSVRQGPG